The Papaver somniferum cultivar HN1 chromosome 3, ASM357369v1, whole genome shotgun sequence genome includes a region encoding these proteins:
- the LOC113359325 gene encoding uncharacterized protein LOC113359325, translated as MRIIEIFFHFLNEDELILCCDEASRGNPGNAEYGFIARNHLGSFVFAETGGLGVTTNYVAEFMANIRTLEWAFENQKFKLILESDSKTCITSLIQQKIPWFLLARWRRILAGFPSISYRHVYREVNFSADHFAKKGVHLQKGQIIAFINKPSNLAFLEFPENNRSVVGRSHIWQQNEVYCLAVKS; from the coding sequence ATGAGAATTATTGAGATCTTTTTCCACTTTCTGAATGAGGATGAACTGATTTTATGTTGTGACGAGGCTTCCAGAGGTAACCCAGGGAATGCAGAATATGGATTTATAGCCAGAAATCATCTTGGTTCCTTTGTTTTTGCAGAAACTGGAGGCCTGGGAGTTACTACCAACTATGTTGCAGAATTTATGGCTAACATCAGAACACTGGAATGGGCTTTTGAGAACCAGAAGTTCAAACTAATTCTGGAATCTGATTCTAAGACATGTATTACTTCTTTAATACAACAGAAAATTCCATGGTTTCTCTTGGCTAGATGGCGGAGAATTCTTGCTGGCTTCCCTTCGATTTCCTACAGGCATGTTTACAGGGAGGTAAACTTTTCAGCTGATCATTTTGCTAAAAAAGGAGTACACCTTCAGAAGGGTCAGATAATAGCTTTCATTAACAAACCTAGCAACTTGGCTTTCCTTGAATTCCCCGAGAATAACCGCAGTGTTGTTGGCAGAAGCCATATTTGGCAACAAAACGAAGTGTACTGTTTGGCTGTCAAAAGTTAA